CATTCCGCGCGCGCACAGCGAGCTGCGCGTCGTCGCACCCGCCGACTACGTCGGCACCCTGTCCGGTGTGAAGATCGCGCGAGACACCAACGGACCGAACCTCGTCACCGACTTCGACAACGGGACCTTCGACTACCTCGGCGAGTCGATGCCTCAGATCGCGGCGAACACGATCTACGCCTGGGACGACCCCTCGACGGTCCACGAGACGGAGGGATGCAACCCTTCGACGCCGTACTACGGACCGTGCGACGGGCAGTACACGATCTGGCCGACGACCAACTTCGGTGGTCCCGACGCGGATCGCTACAACGTGCTCTGGGCGGATGTCCGTTCGATCGACGACGCACTCCCCAACGCCGGTGCCACCTCCAGCGAGGTGATCTGCAGTGCGGATCCGATGAGGAGCCCGGCCGCGAACCTCACTCAGGTCACCACCGAGCAGTCCGCCGCTTCAGGCAAGGTGTTGATGATGAACGGTTCGATGTCGTTCCCCACGCCCCACGACCTCATCTCCACGACGGTCAACGGCCTGGAACCCGGCGCCACGTACACGGTCAAGGGGCACGTGACGAACATCAGCTACAGCGCGGGCAATGTGCTGCCGGTGCAGTCTGCGTTCTACGTGACCGACAGTGAAGAGACCAAGAACATCGGTTCGTCCCTCCCGATCGCGAAGCAGAGCTCCTGCCTGACCCAGGATGTCGTCTGGGGACAGAACGTCGGCACCTTCGTCGCCGACTCGCTCGGAACCGCGACGATCGGACTGCGCAACTACGCAGCCGGCGGCTTCGGTAACGACTTCGCCGTGGACAACATCTCCCTCGTGAAGATGGCCAGTGTCTCGTTCGACCTCGTCGTCCTCGACACCCCGGCCCCGGGGATCGCGCTCGACAAGGACTACGTCGTCGTCGATGACGCGAACGACAACGGGATCAACGACCCGGGCGACGTGATCGCCTGGACGTTCGAAGTCACCAACACCGGCAACGTGCCGCTGGACGATGTCCGTGTCCAGGACCCGCTGCTCGACGAGCTGGGTCTCACGATCACGTGTGACCCGACGTCCCTGGCCGCCGGCGAGTCCGCGACGTGCCGTTCGGAGAACTACACCATCACGGAGGCCGACGCCGAAGCCGGCGAGATCCACAACGTGGCTACTGCGACCGGTACCGTTCCGCCGGCCACCCCGGGTGACCCGGAAGACCCGGTCAGCCCGCCCGACGAGGTCACCGTCCCGACCGAGCCGACCCCGGCTCCGGGAATCGCGCTGGAGAAGGACTACGTCCTGGTCGACGACGCGAACGGCAACGGGATCAACGACTCGGGCGATGTGATCGCGTGGACGTTCGATGTCACCAACACCGGCAACGTCGCGTTGGAGAACGTCGTCGTGGATGACCCTCTCCTGCAGGATCTCGGCATCGACGTGATCTGCGACCCGGCTCCTCTGGCTCCTGGTGAGTCGGTGCTGTGCCGCTCGGGTGACTACACCATCACCGATGCGGACGTGGAAGCGGGAGAGATCCACAACGTGGCTACCGCGACCGGTAACGTGACGCCGGGTACTCCGGGTGACCCGGAAGACCCGGTGAGCCCGCCGGACGAGGTCATCGTCCCGACCGAGCCGACCCCGACTCCGGCCATCGCGCTGGAGAAGGACTACGTCCTGGTCGACGACGCGAACGACAACGGGATCAACGATCCCGGCGACGTCGTGAAATGGACCTTCGCCGTCACCAACACCGGCAACGTGCCGCTGGACGATGTCCGTGTCGTGGACCCGCTGCTCGACGAGCTGGGTGTCGCGATCACGTGTGATCCGACCTCCCTGGCCGCTGGTGAGTCCGCGGAGTGCGAGTCGGAGAACTACACGATCACGCAGGCGGATGCCGAAGCCGGTGAGATCCACAACATCGCGACGGCGACGGGCGCGGTTCCTCCGGAGACCCCGGGTGACCCGGAAGACCCGGTGAGCCCGCCCGACGAGGTCATCATCCCGACCGAGCCGACCCCGGCCCCGGGGATCGCGCTCGACAAGGACTACGTCGTCGTCGATGACGCGAACGACAACGGGATCAACGACCCGGGCGACGTGATCGCCTGGACGTTCGAAGTCACCAACACCGGCAACGTGCCGCTGGACGATGTCCGTGTC
Above is a window of Microbacterium aurugineum DNA encoding:
- a CDS encoding DUF7507 domain-containing protein, with amino-acid sequence MSTILAGTIAVLTSLVVVPPSFAATVVGEDGLTVDVSPNQVVEADADGFTLTITDDNLSGADFDSYQVSGIPTGWSLVVDGGAAELVSPDPLIYSIPRAHSELRVVAPADYVGTLSGVKIARDTNGPNLVTDFDNGTFDYLGESMPQIAANTIYAWDDPSTVHETEGCNPSTPYYGPCDGQYTIWPTTNFGGPDADRYNVLWADVRSIDDALPNAGATSSEVICSADPMRSPAANLTQVTTEQSAASGKVLMMNGSMSFPTPHDLISTTVNGLEPGATYTVKGHVTNISYSAGNVLPVQSAFYVTDSEETKNIGSSLPIAKQSSCLTQDVVWGQNVGTFVADSLGTATIGLRNYAAGGFGNDFAVDNISLVKMASVSFDLVVLDTPAPGIALDKDYVVVDDANDNGINDPGDVIAWTFEVTNTGNVPLDDVRVQDPLLDELGLTITCDPTSLAAGESATCRSENYTITEADAEAGEIHNVATATGTVPPATPGDPEDPVSPPDEVTVPTEPTPAPGIALEKDYVLVDDANGNGINDSGDVIAWTFDVTNTGNVALENVVVDDPLLQDLGIDVICDPAPLAPGESVLCRSGDYTITDADVEAGEIHNVATATGNVTPGTPGDPEDPVSPPDEVIVPTEPTPTPAIALEKDYVLVDDANDNGINDPGDVVKWTFAVTNTGNVPLDDVRVVDPLLDELGVAITCDPTSLAAGESAECESENYTITQADAEAGEIHNIATATGAVPPETPGDPEDPVSPPDEVIIPTEPTPAPGIALDKDYVVVDDANDNGINDPGDVIAWTFEVTNTGNVPLDDVRVQDPLLDELGLAITCDPTSLAAGESATCRSENYTITEADAEAGEILNVATATGTVPPETPGDPEDPVSPPDEVTVPTEPTPAPGLSLDKDYVLVDDANDNGINDPGDVVKWTFAVTNTGNVPLDDVRVVDPLLDELGVAITCDPTSLAAGESAVCESENYTITQIDALAGEIHNIATAKGAVPPETPGDPEDPVSPPDEVVIPLEPLVAGLELVKSAQLNDTNGNGWADAGETIDYSFDLTSTGTAALTDVFVDDPMLTDAGIAVECPQTTLAPGESMTCHAVKGYTVTEQDVEDGQVYNAATGYAEVPDNVEPIDPPESDVTTPADEATYLASTGGSSLGIIGGAAALLVVAGGVLLLARRMKRPVIEA